A portion of the Oryzias melastigma strain HK-1 linkage group LG1, ASM292280v2, whole genome shotgun sequence genome contains these proteins:
- the dla gene encoding delta-like protein A → MYLLNMGRVILLTLAVMSVLLCQGFCSGVFELKLHEFLNKKGVQGNKNCCKGGFASSFQQQCECKTFFRICLKHYQPNASPEPPCTYGGAVTPVLGSNSFQVPDAIPESSFSNPVRINFGFTWPGTFSLIIEALHTDSEDDLSTENPERVISTMTTQRHLTVGDEWSQDLHTGGRTELKYSYRFVCDEHYYGDGCSVFCRPRDDAFGHFTCGERGEIVCNAGWKGQYCTEPICLPGCMEEHGFCEKPGECKCRVGFKGRYCDECIRYPGCLHGTCQQPWQCNCQEGWGGLFCNQDLNYCTHHKPCMNGATCSNTGQGSYTCSCRPGFSGASCEIKVNECAGNPCRNGGSCTDLENTYKCTCPHGFYGNNCELSAMTCADGPCSNGGRCVDNSDGGYFCQCPTGYAGFNCEKKIDHCTSGPCSNGARCVDLVNSYLCQCPEGFSGLNCDHTGDECLTYPCQNGATCQEGPNGYTCSCPPGYTGRNCSSPISRCEHNPCHNGATCHERNSRYVCACVPGYGGRNCQFLLPEHAAIRGSEVPWMAIGTGVVLVLLLLAGCAVLVGFFRSKVQQGGQVDAATEGETINNLTNNCHRGDRDLAISVMPMPGVKNINKKMDFSSGDPEEGSSPGRSSYKSRPLPADYNLVHEVNYEQAAKEAMLEAACEDKCQSLDSFEFEEKRSKRLKCDASEKKTPELSACADTKYKSVFVMSEEKDECIIATEV, encoded by the exons atgtatttattgaataTGGGGCGCGTCATCCTGCTGACTCTAGCCGTCATGTCCGTGCTGCTGTGCCAG GGGTTTTGTTCCGGAGTCTTCGAGCTGAAGTTGCACGAGTTTCTGAACAAGAAGGGGGTTCAGGGCAACAAGAACTGCTGCAAAGGCGGCTTCGCCTCGTCCTTCCAGCAGCAGTGCGAATGTAAAACCTTCTTCCGGATCTGCCTCAAGCACTATCAGCCCAACGCGTCCCCGGAGCCCCCCTGCACCTACGGCGGCGCCGTCACCCCCGTCCTCGGCTCCAACTCCTTCCAGGTCCCCGACGCCATCCCGGAGAGCTCGTTCTCCAACCCCGTCAGGATTAATTTCGGCTTCACGTGGCCG GGGACCTTCTCGCTGATCATCGAAGCGTTACACACCGACTCCGAGGACGACCTCTCCACAG AGAACCCGGAGCGGGTCATCAGCACCATGACCACCCAGAGGCACCTGACGGTGGGGGACGAGTGGTCCCAGGACCTGCACACCGGCGGCAGAACCGAACTCAAGTACTCGTACCGCTTCGTGTGCGACGAGCACTACTACGGGGACGGTTGCTCGGTGTTCTGCCGGCCCCGGGACGACGCGTTCGGCCACTTCACCTGCGGGGAGCGCGGGGAGATCGTGTGCAACGCCGGCTGGAAGGGCCAGTACTGCACCGAGC CAATCTGCCTGCCGGGATGCATGGAGGAACACGGCTTCTGTGAGAAACCAGGGGAGTGCAA GTGCAGAGTGGGATTCAAAGGCCGCTACTGCGACGAGTGCATTCGCTACCCGGGGTGTCTCCACGGGACCTGCCAGCAGCCCTGGCAGTGCAACTGTCAGGAGGGCTGGGGGGGGCTCTTCTGCAACCAAG ACCTCAACTACTGCACCCACCACAAGCCCTGCATGAATGGAGCCACTTGTAGCAACACCGGCCAGGGCAGCTACACCTGTTCCTGCCGGCCCGGCTTCTCTGGGGCCAGCTGTGAGATCAAGGTCAACGAATGCGCCGGGAACCCCTGCCGGAATGGAGGAAGCTGCACC GATTTGGAGAACACATACAAGTGCACGTGTCCTCatggtttctatggcaacaactgCGAGCTGAGCGCCATGACGTGTGCCGATGGGCCTTGTTCCAATGGTGGGCGCTGTGTGGACAACTCTGACGGAGGCTACTTTTGCCAGTGCCCCACAGGATACGCCGGATTCAACTGCGAGAAGAAGATCGACCACTGCACCTCAGGGCCGTGCTCCAATG GCGCCCGCTGTGTGGATCTCGTCAACTCCTACCTCTGCCAGTGTCCAGAGGGTTTCTCTGGCTTGAACTGCGACCACACTGGCGACGAGTGCTTGACCTACCCCTGCCAGAACGGCGCCACTTGCCAGGAGGGTCCCAACGGCTACACCTGCAGCTGCCCGCCGGGATACACCGGCCGCAACTGCAGCTCCCCCATCAGCCGCTGCGAGCACAACCCCTGCCACAACGGCGCCACCTGCCACGAGAGGAACAGCCGCTATGTCTGCGCATGCGTTCCTGGGTACGGCGGCAGAAACTGTCAGTTCTTGCTCCCCGAGCACGCCGCCATCCGTGGGTCCGAGGTGCCCTGGATGGCCATCGGGACGGGCGTGGTCCTGGTGCTGCTACTGCTCGCCGGCTGCGCTGTACTGGTGGGATTTTTCCGATCAAAGGTCCAGCAAGGTGGGCAGGTAGACGCGGCAACCGAAGGAGAGACGATCAACAACCTGACCAACAACTGCCACCGTGGTGACAGGGACCTGGCCATCAGCGTGATGCCGATGCCGGgagtcaaaaacattaacaagAAGATGGACTTCAGCAGCGGGGACCCCGAGGAAGGCTCCTCGCCGGGAAGGAGCAGCTACAAAAGCCGACCACTCCCTGCAGACTACAACCTCGTGCACGAGGTCAACTACGAGCAGGCGGCTAAGGAAGCCATGCTGGAGGCAGCCTGCGAGGACAAGTGCCAATCCCTGGACTCTTTCGAGTTTGAGGAGAAACGCAGCAAACGTTTAAAATG CGATGCATCAGAAAAGAAAACGCCAGAACTGTCTGCATGTGCGGACACCAAGTACAAATCTGTGTTTGTCATGTCAGAGGAGAAAGACGAATGTATAATCGCAACTGAG GTGTAA
- the LOC112157274 gene encoding rho-related GTP-binding protein RhoU isoform X3, which translates to MLPQDVGAHKTPRVSEPFCEGEASRQVPPRLLRNRDFPASARRRRSGSAPERRVNCVLVGDGEVGKSSLIVSYTTNGYPAEYVPTALDNFTVVVVVDGKPVRLQLCDTAGQDELELLRPLCYRNADVFLLCYSVVRPCSFTNLTHKWLPEIRRHCPGAPLVLVGTQLDLREDVQVLIQLAQNQQRPVGTEEGQQLAQELGAAAFAECSALTQKNLKDTFDSAILASFQQAERVAVQQQKMTLLRKTPDKMKNLSETWWKKIGCLMGEQSCPIK; encoded by the exons ATGCTGCCGCAGGACGTCGGGGCGCACAAGACCCCGCGGGTGTCGGAGCCCTTCTGTGAGGGAGAAGCTTCCCGGCAGGTCCCGCCGCGGCTCCTGAGGAACCGGGACTTCCCCGCGAGCGCGAGGCGCCGGCGGTCCGGTTCGGCGCCGGAGCGCCGGGTGAACTGCGTGCTGGTGGGGGACGGGGAGGTGGGCAAGAGCAGCCTGATCGTCAGCTACACCACCAACGGATACCCCGCTGAATACGTGCCGACGGCCCTCGACAACTTTACCG tggtggtggtggtggacgGGAAACCGGTGCGGCTGCAGCTGTGTGACACGGCGGGACAG GACGAGCTGGAGCTCCTGCGGCCGCTGTGCTACCGGAACGCCGACGTCTTCCTGCTCTGCTACAGCGTGGTCCGCCCCTGCTCCTTCACCAACCTCACCCACAAGTGGCTCCCGGAGATCCGGCGGCACTGTCCCGGCGCCCCGCTGGTGCTGGTCGGCACCCAGCTGGACCTGCGGGAGGACGTGCAGGTGCTGATCCAGCTGGCACAGAACCAGCAGAGGCCGGTGGGCACCGAGGAGGGCCAGCAGCTCGCCCAGGAGCTGGGGGCGGCGGCCTTCGCCGAGTGCTCGGCGCTGACCCAGAAGAACCTGAAGGACACCTTTGACTCGGCCATCCTGGCCAGCTTCCAGCAGGCGGAGCGCGTCGCCGTCCAGCAGCAGAAGATGACTCTGCTGAGGAAGACTCCGGACAAGATGAAGAACCTGTCCGAGACGTGGTGGAAGAAGATCGGCTGCCTGATGGGAGAGCAGAGCTGCCCCATCAAGTGA
- the LOC112157274 gene encoding rho-related GTP-binding protein RhoU isoform X1, protein MLPQDVGAHKTPRVSEPFCEGEASRQVPPRLLRNRDFPASARRRRSGSAPERRVNCVLVGDGEVGKSSLIVSYTTNGYPAEYVPTALDNFTVVVVVDGKPVRLQLCDTAGQKWGLLDGSVNQDELELLRPLCYRNADVFLLCYSVVRPCSFTNLTHKWLPEIRRHCPGAPLVLVGTQLDLREDVQVLIQLAQNQQRPVGTEEGQQLAQELGAAAFAECSALTQKNLKDTFDSAILASFQQAERVAVQQQKMTLLRKTPDKMKNLSETWWKKIGCLMGEQSCPIK, encoded by the exons ATGCTGCCGCAGGACGTCGGGGCGCACAAGACCCCGCGGGTGTCGGAGCCCTTCTGTGAGGGAGAAGCTTCCCGGCAGGTCCCGCCGCGGCTCCTGAGGAACCGGGACTTCCCCGCGAGCGCGAGGCGCCGGCGGTCCGGTTCGGCGCCGGAGCGCCGGGTGAACTGCGTGCTGGTGGGGGACGGGGAGGTGGGCAAGAGCAGCCTGATCGTCAGCTACACCACCAACGGATACCCCGCTGAATACGTGCCGACGGCCCTCGACAACTTTACCG tggtggtggtggtggacgGGAAACCGGTGCGGCTGCAGCTGTGTGACACGGCGGGACAG AAGTGGGGGCTGCTCGATGGATCAGTCAAT CAGGACGAGCTGGAGCTCCTGCGGCCGCTGTGCTACCGGAACGCCGACGTCTTCCTGCTCTGCTACAGCGTGGTCCGCCCCTGCTCCTTCACCAACCTCACCCACAAGTGGCTCCCGGAGATCCGGCGGCACTGTCCCGGCGCCCCGCTGGTGCTGGTCGGCACCCAGCTGGACCTGCGGGAGGACGTGCAGGTGCTGATCCAGCTGGCACAGAACCAGCAGAGGCCGGTGGGCACCGAGGAGGGCCAGCAGCTCGCCCAGGAGCTGGGGGCGGCGGCCTTCGCCGAGTGCTCGGCGCTGACCCAGAAGAACCTGAAGGACACCTTTGACTCGGCCATCCTGGCCAGCTTCCAGCAGGCGGAGCGCGTCGCCGTCCAGCAGCAGAAGATGACTCTGCTGAGGAAGACTCCGGACAAGATGAAGAACCTGTCCGAGACGTGGTGGAAGAAGATCGGCTGCCTGATGGGAGAGCAGAGCTGCCCCATCAAGTGA
- the LOC112157274 gene encoding rho-related GTP-binding protein RhoU isoform X2 has protein sequence MLPQDVGAHKTPRVSEPFCEGEASRQVPPRLLRNRDFPASARRRRSGSAPERRVNCVLVGDGEVGKSSLIVSYTTNGYPAEYVPTALDNFTVVVVVDGKPVRLQLCDTAGQKWGLLDGSVNDELELLRPLCYRNADVFLLCYSVVRPCSFTNLTHKWLPEIRRHCPGAPLVLVGTQLDLREDVQVLIQLAQNQQRPVGTEEGQQLAQELGAAAFAECSALTQKNLKDTFDSAILASFQQAERVAVQQQKMTLLRKTPDKMKNLSETWWKKIGCLMGEQSCPIK, from the exons ATGCTGCCGCAGGACGTCGGGGCGCACAAGACCCCGCGGGTGTCGGAGCCCTTCTGTGAGGGAGAAGCTTCCCGGCAGGTCCCGCCGCGGCTCCTGAGGAACCGGGACTTCCCCGCGAGCGCGAGGCGCCGGCGGTCCGGTTCGGCGCCGGAGCGCCGGGTGAACTGCGTGCTGGTGGGGGACGGGGAGGTGGGCAAGAGCAGCCTGATCGTCAGCTACACCACCAACGGATACCCCGCTGAATACGTGCCGACGGCCCTCGACAACTTTACCG tggtggtggtggtggacgGGAAACCGGTGCGGCTGCAGCTGTGTGACACGGCGGGACAG AAGTGGGGGCTGCTCGATGGATCAGTCAAT GACGAGCTGGAGCTCCTGCGGCCGCTGTGCTACCGGAACGCCGACGTCTTCCTGCTCTGCTACAGCGTGGTCCGCCCCTGCTCCTTCACCAACCTCACCCACAAGTGGCTCCCGGAGATCCGGCGGCACTGTCCCGGCGCCCCGCTGGTGCTGGTCGGCACCCAGCTGGACCTGCGGGAGGACGTGCAGGTGCTGATCCAGCTGGCACAGAACCAGCAGAGGCCGGTGGGCACCGAGGAGGGCCAGCAGCTCGCCCAGGAGCTGGGGGCGGCGGCCTTCGCCGAGTGCTCGGCGCTGACCCAGAAGAACCTGAAGGACACCTTTGACTCGGCCATCCTGGCCAGCTTCCAGCAGGCGGAGCGCGTCGCCGTCCAGCAGCAGAAGATGACTCTGCTGAGGAAGACTCCGGACAAGATGAAGAACCTGTCCGAGACGTGGTGGAAGAAGATCGGCTGCCTGATGGGAGAGCAGAGCTGCCCCATCAAGTGA
- the arhgap19 gene encoding rho GTPase-activating protein 19 isoform X1, whose amino-acid sequence MAAGKDADENSHKRRGTVSSMVIRHEEAPAGSPAGRPPVIFNPDFFVEKLRHENPEVFLELVISNVTRLIDLPGTEFSQLLGEEGPKTPTGGNGGFFRSLNFLKRKDKGFVFGSPLTDGCIAQIYQLIEYLSRNLHVEGLFRVPGNSVRQQTLKELLNSGADVDLHSGDFHPNDVATLLKTFLGELPEPLLTHRHFNAHLKIADMTLFDEHGNKTTVPNKERQIEALQLLFLLLPPANRSLLKLLLDLLYHTAKLQDKNKMSAHNLALMFAPHVLWPRHMTAADLKDHLKTLNTSMAFLIKHSQKLFRAPLYLREFARVHFSGTRTLQSKDDLELLAASSSPAPRTVFPRKRAAVLAPPPQEACGSPAQQYTDEALKELFRHVHQNMPDSAKKKKLVRQLVRQTNAAAPAEDPQAPPPPSRKHPRSRSFGGLIKRRTRGEQLTAERRGRHGSPDGAGQRKGGKENVVLQAVNSPLSGSVLGKSGLVVRNPDFLWNRDEALKPPKQESPSQPRMCPSAV is encoded by the exons ATGGCGGCGGGGAAGGATGCCGACGAAAACTCGCACAAAAGGAG GGGAACCGTGTCCAGCATGGTGATCCGGCACGAGGAAGCGCCCGCAGGCTCTCCGGCGGGGCGGCCGCCCGTCATCTTCAACCCGGATTTCTTTGTGGAGAAACTGCGGCACGAGAACCCCGAGGTCTTCCTGGAGCTGGTGATCAGTAACGTCACTCGCCTCATCGATCTGCCCGGAACGGAGTTTTCTCAACTGCTCGGCGAAGAGGGACCGAAGACCCCCACCGGAGGGAACGGGGGCTTCTTCCGCTCGCTCAACTTCCTCAAACGTAAAG ATAAAGGCTTCGTCTTTGGGAGTCCGCTGACGGACGGCTGCATCGCTCAGATCTACCAGCTCATCGAGTACCTCAGCAGAA ATCTTCACGTAGAGGGTCTGTTCCGCGTCCCGGGGAACAGTGTCCGGCAGCAGACCCTGAAGGAGCTCCTGAACAGCGGCGCCGACGTGGACCTGCACTCCGGAGACTTCCACCCCAACGACGTGGCCACGCTGCTGAAGACCTTCCTGGGGGAGCTGCCCGAGCCGCTGCTGACGCACAGACACTTCAACGCTCACCTGAAGATCGCAG ACATGACGCTGTTCGACGAGCACGGCAACAAGACGACGGTTCCCAACAAGGAGCGCCAGATCGAGGCGCTGCAGCtgctcttcctgctgctgccgccGGCCAACCGCTCGCTGCtcaagctgctgctggacctgCTGTACCACACCGCCAAGCTGCAGGACAAGAACAAGATGTCTGCACACAACCTGGCCCTCATGTTCGCCCCGCACGTCCTCTGGCCCCGACAC ATGACGGCGGCCGACCTGAAGGACCACCTGAAGACGCTCAACACCAGCATGGCCTTCCTCATCAAACACTCGCAGAAGCTTTTCCGG GCTCCGCTGTATCTGCGGGAATTCGCCCGGGTCCACTTCTCCGGGACCAGAACCCTGCAGTCCAAG GACGACCTGGAGCTGCTGGCGGCGAGCAGCTCTCCGGCTCCCAGGACGGTTTTTCCCCGGAAGAGGGCGGCGGTCCTGGCCCCGCCCCCCCAGGAGGCGTGCGGGTCTCCGGCCCAGCAGTACACGGACGAGGCGCTGAAGGAGCTCTTCCGGCACGTCCACCAGAACATGCCGGACTCggccaagaagaagaagctcgTCCGACAG cTGGTCAGACAGACCAACGCGGCGGCGCCGGCTGAAGACCcgcaggctccgccccctcccagCAGGAAACACCCGCGCTCGCGCTCCTTCGGCGGCCTCATTAAG CGCAGAACTCGAGGCGAGCAGCTGACGGCGGAGAGGCGGGGCAGACACGGCTCCCCCGACGGCGCCGGCCAGAGAAAAGGCGGCAAAGAGAACGTCGTCCTGCAGGCG GTCAACAGTCCGCTGAGCGGTTCCGTCTTGGGGAAATCCGGGCTGGTTGTGAGAAATCCAGACTTTCTGTGGAACCGAGACGAAGCGCTGAAACCTCCGAAG CAGGAATCTCCGTCCCAGCCCAGGATGTGTCCGTCTGCTGTGTAG
- the arhgap19 gene encoding rho GTPase-activating protein 19 isoform X2, with product MAAGKDADENSHKRRGTVSSMVIRHEEAPAGSPAGRPPVIFNPDFFVEKLRHENPEVFLELVISNVTRLIDLPGTEFSQLLGEEGPKTPTGGNGGFFRSLNFLKRKDKGFVFGSPLTDGCIAQIYQLIEYLSRNLHVEGLFRVPGNSVRQQTLKELLNSGADVDLHSGDFHPNDVATLLKTFLGELPEPLLTHRHFNAHLKIADMTLFDEHGNKTTVPNKERQIEALQLLFLLLPPANRSLLKLLLDLLYHTAKLQDKNKMSAHNLALMFAPHVLWPRHMTAADLKDHLKTLNTSMAFLIKHSQKLFRAPLYLREFARVHFSGTRTLQSKDDLELLAASSSPAPRTVFPRKRAAVLAPPPQEACGSPAQQYTDEALKELFRHVHQNMPDSAKKKKLVRQLVRQTNAAAPAEDPQAPPPPSRKHPRSRSFGGLIKRRTRGEQLTAERRGRHGSPDGAGQRKGGKENVVLQAVNSPLSGSVLGKSGLVVRNPDFLWNRDEALKPPKESPSQPRMCPSAV from the exons ATGGCGGCGGGGAAGGATGCCGACGAAAACTCGCACAAAAGGAG GGGAACCGTGTCCAGCATGGTGATCCGGCACGAGGAAGCGCCCGCAGGCTCTCCGGCGGGGCGGCCGCCCGTCATCTTCAACCCGGATTTCTTTGTGGAGAAACTGCGGCACGAGAACCCCGAGGTCTTCCTGGAGCTGGTGATCAGTAACGTCACTCGCCTCATCGATCTGCCCGGAACGGAGTTTTCTCAACTGCTCGGCGAAGAGGGACCGAAGACCCCCACCGGAGGGAACGGGGGCTTCTTCCGCTCGCTCAACTTCCTCAAACGTAAAG ATAAAGGCTTCGTCTTTGGGAGTCCGCTGACGGACGGCTGCATCGCTCAGATCTACCAGCTCATCGAGTACCTCAGCAGAA ATCTTCACGTAGAGGGTCTGTTCCGCGTCCCGGGGAACAGTGTCCGGCAGCAGACCCTGAAGGAGCTCCTGAACAGCGGCGCCGACGTGGACCTGCACTCCGGAGACTTCCACCCCAACGACGTGGCCACGCTGCTGAAGACCTTCCTGGGGGAGCTGCCCGAGCCGCTGCTGACGCACAGACACTTCAACGCTCACCTGAAGATCGCAG ACATGACGCTGTTCGACGAGCACGGCAACAAGACGACGGTTCCCAACAAGGAGCGCCAGATCGAGGCGCTGCAGCtgctcttcctgctgctgccgccGGCCAACCGCTCGCTGCtcaagctgctgctggacctgCTGTACCACACCGCCAAGCTGCAGGACAAGAACAAGATGTCTGCACACAACCTGGCCCTCATGTTCGCCCCGCACGTCCTCTGGCCCCGACAC ATGACGGCGGCCGACCTGAAGGACCACCTGAAGACGCTCAACACCAGCATGGCCTTCCTCATCAAACACTCGCAGAAGCTTTTCCGG GCTCCGCTGTATCTGCGGGAATTCGCCCGGGTCCACTTCTCCGGGACCAGAACCCTGCAGTCCAAG GACGACCTGGAGCTGCTGGCGGCGAGCAGCTCTCCGGCTCCCAGGACGGTTTTTCCCCGGAAGAGGGCGGCGGTCCTGGCCCCGCCCCCCCAGGAGGCGTGCGGGTCTCCGGCCCAGCAGTACACGGACGAGGCGCTGAAGGAGCTCTTCCGGCACGTCCACCAGAACATGCCGGACTCggccaagaagaagaagctcgTCCGACAG cTGGTCAGACAGACCAACGCGGCGGCGCCGGCTGAAGACCcgcaggctccgccccctcccagCAGGAAACACCCGCGCTCGCGCTCCTTCGGCGGCCTCATTAAG CGCAGAACTCGAGGCGAGCAGCTGACGGCGGAGAGGCGGGGCAGACACGGCTCCCCCGACGGCGCCGGCCAGAGAAAAGGCGGCAAAGAGAACGTCGTCCTGCAGGCG GTCAACAGTCCGCTGAGCGGTTCCGTCTTGGGGAAATCCGGGCTGGTTGTGAGAAATCCAGACTTTCTGTGGAACCGAGACGAAGCGCTGAAACCTCCGAAG GAATCTCCGTCCCAGCCCAGGATGTGTCCGTCTGCTGTGTAG